From Abyssibius alkaniclasticus:
AGGTGGTCGGCCCAACGCGGCGCGAGCGGATCAGGCGCAGCCAGTCAAACCGCGCCGCATCATCCATCGGCGGGGCAATAAGCGCGGTGTCATGCGCATCTTCGGCAAAGAAATACTCGGTCTCCATCGCGCCCCCGTGGTTTGGGGGAGTGTGGGGTGGGGATGGTTAACAGCGCGTAAACGATGCCGGGCGCGTCACACCCCGGACCCGCCCACCGTCAGCCCGCCAATCAGCAGGGTCGGCTGCCCCACGCCGACCGGCACCCATTGGCCGGCTTTCCCGCAGGAACCAAGGCCCGGGTCCATCGCCATGTCATTGCCGATCGCGCGGATGTTTTGCAGCGCGGTGGCACCGTCACCAATCAGCGTGGCACCCTTGACCGGCGCGCCGACCTTGCCGTTCTTTACGCGATAGGCCTCGGTGCAGGAGAACACGAATTTGCCGTTGGTAATATCGACCTGTCCGCCGCCAAAGCCCACGGCATAGATGCCGTTCTTGATCTCGGCGACCACATCTGCGGGGTCGGCCTGGCCACCCAGCATGATGGTGTTGGTCATGCGCGGCATGGGGGCGTGGGCGTAGGATTGGCGGCGGCCATTGCCGGAGGAGCCTGTGCCCAGCAGGCGGCCATTCTGGCGGTCATTCATATAGCCGACGAGGATGCCATCCTCGATCAGCACATTGCGCGCGCTTGGCGTGCCCTCGTCATCAAAGGTGATGGAGCCGCGACGGTCGGGGATGGTGCCATCATCGATTACATTCACGCCGGGGGCGGCCACGCGGCTACCCATCAGTTCGGAAAATACCGACGATTTCTTGCGGTTGAAGTCACCCTCCAGCCCGTGGCCAACCGCCTCGTGCAGCATGATGCCGGGCCAGCCATTGCCAAGGGCGACATCCATCATACCGGCCGGCGCGTCTTCTGCCGACAGGTTCACCAGCGCAATGCGCAATGCCTCGGCCACCAAACCTTGCCATGTGTCCGGCGTCATCAATTGCGCCAGCCCGTGCCGCCCGCCGCCAGCCGCCATGCCGGTTTCGCGCCGCCCGTCATGCTCGACAATGACCGAAACGTAAAACTGCGCCATTGGCCGCGTATCGGCAAACTGGCTGCCCTCGGGGCGCAGAATGACCACCTCTTGCAGGCTGGCATTCAGCCGGGCTGACACCTGAACCACGCGGCGGTCGAGCGCGCGGGCATAGTCGTTAAGCGCGGCCAGCAGGTTCACCTTGCTGGTAAAATCCGCATCGGCAATCGGGTCGATCTCGGCGTAAAGGTGGCGGTTGGTGCTGCGCGGGCCGTCGGCCAGCACTCCACCGCCCGCACCCACGGCCAGCCGCGCGGTTTCTGCCGCGCGCTTCAGGGCTGATTCGGAAATCTCGGTGGAATGCGCATAGCCCGCCGCCTCGCCGCGCACAGCGCGCAAACCAAAGCCTTCGGCCGCGTCATAGCTTGCGTTTTTCAGGCGCCCGTCATCAAAAACCAAAGATTCCGACCGGCGGCGCTCAAAAAACAACTCGCCATCATCGGCACCATTGGTGGCAGCGCGCAAAACTGACAGGGCTGAGTCGATTTCGAGTTGAGAATCAAAAGGGCTGAAGGGGGTAAGCTGTTCGGGCATGTCACTCTTTCTGGTCGCAGATTTGCCAAGCTTGGCGCGGGTTGCGACAATTTGCGAGGTAAAAAGCGGCCTATTGCCGCAAACGGATCGCTTGTTATCTGTGGCGTAATATGGTCAATCATGAACAACAAACAACCGCGCTTTGTGCTGCTTTATGCGGCATGGGCGCAAGACGGCGCCCCGGCGCCTTTGATAACGGGAATGAAAACATGCGGATTGGCAAGTTTGTGAATGGGCTGACGACGGGGCTTATGTCGGTGTTTGTCGGGGTTATGCTGGCTGGGGGCGCCCGGGCACAGGACATGCTGGGCGAGCTTGAAACCGTCGGCAAGCCGCAGGCGCAGGGCTATACTTTCCAGCCCGCCGCAACCGAACTGGCCTCGGACATTCACTGGCTGCACAACTTCCTGATGTGGATCGTAACCGCGATTACCATTTTCGTCGTGCTGCTGCTGGTCTGGGTGATCGTGCGCTACAACAAGCGCGCCAACCCCACGCCTGCGCGCTTTACCCATAACACCCCGATCGAGCTGATCTGGACGATCGTGCCGATTCTCATTCTGATCGTGATCGGTTCGCAGTCCCTGCCGGTTCTGTTTCGTCAAATGGAAATTCCTGAAAGCGATATCACCATCAAGGCCACCGGGCAGCAATGGTATTGGGAATATGACTATCCGCAAAACGGGGTCAGCTTTGCGGCCATCATGCTGGCGCGCCAGGATCTTGCGGAATATGGCTATGCCGATGACGAATATCTGCTGGCCACCGATAATGCGATGGTCGTTCCGGTTGGCGCCGTTGTAAAAATGCTGATCACATCGCCGCTGGAAGGTGTCATCCATTCATGGACCGTGCCCGCCTTTGGTGTGAAGCTTGATGCCGTGC
This genomic window contains:
- a CDS encoding TldD/PmbA family protein; protein product: MPEQLTPFSPFDSQLEIDSALSVLRAATNGADDGELFFERRRSESLVFDDGRLKNASYDAAEGFGLRAVRGEAAGYAHSTEISESALKRAAETARLAVGAGGGVLADGPRSTNRHLYAEIDPIADADFTSKVNLLAALNDYARALDRRVVQVSARLNASLQEVVILRPEGSQFADTRPMAQFYVSVIVEHDGRRETGMAAGGGRHGLAQLMTPDTWQGLVAEALRIALVNLSAEDAPAGMMDVALGNGWPGIMLHEAVGHGLEGDFNRKKSSVFSELMGSRVAAPGVNVIDDGTIPDRRGSITFDDEGTPSARNVLIEDGILVGYMNDRQNGRLLGTGSSGNGRRQSYAHAPMPRMTNTIMLGGQADPADVVAEIKNGIYAVGFGGGQVDITNGKFVFSCTEAYRVKNGKVGAPVKGATLIGDGATALQNIRAIGNDMAMDPGLGSCGKAGQWVPVGVGQPTLLIGGLTVGGSGV
- the coxB gene encoding cytochrome c oxidase subunit II, coding for MRIGKFVNGLTTGLMSVFVGVMLAGGARAQDMLGELETVGKPQAQGYTFQPAATELASDIHWLHNFLMWIVTAITIFVVLLLVWVIVRYNKRANPTPARFTHNTPIELIWTIVPILILIVIGSQSLPVLFRQMEIPESDITIKATGQQWYWEYDYPQNGVSFAAIMLARQDLAEYGYADDEYLLATDNAMVVPVGAVVKMLITSPLEGVIHSWTVPAFGVKLDAVPGRLQETWFQADREGVYFGQCSELCGLNHSYMPITVKVVSPEAYAAWLESMGGTTAEATADAGAATAGAEQVELAAAE